One Campylobacter concisus DNA segment encodes these proteins:
- a CDS encoding beta-ketoacyl-ACP synthase III, whose product MPKASLISIASYVPEKILTNFDFEKMVDTSDEWIVKRTGIEQRHIATTEITSDLGTKAAELAIKRSGLEKSQIDAVICATISPDHLCMPSTACKIAANLDLNFGITAFDISAACTGFIYLLELANSLITSGAKKNVLIIGAEKLSSMIDYTDRSTCILFGDGAGAAVISASEENEIIDIHTASDGRQAELLITPGCGSAFPASEETLKNRLNFIHMSGNEVFKIAVQTLSKSVIEILHANKMQSEDIDFFIPHQANIRIIDAVKNRLNFTDEQCVLTVAKYGNTSSASIPMAMNDAYEDGRIKNGSVLLLDAFGGGFTWGSAILKFGGKNFSDL is encoded by the coding sequence ATGCCAAAAGCTTCATTGATCTCCATTGCGTCATATGTCCCAGAAAAAATTTTAACAAATTTTGATTTTGAAAAAATGGTCGACACGAGCGATGAGTGGATAGTGAAGCGAACCGGTATAGAGCAAAGACATATCGCAACGACTGAGATAACAAGCGATCTTGGCACAAAAGCTGCCGAGCTAGCTATAAAGCGATCAGGCCTTGAAAAATCACAAATCGATGCAGTGATATGCGCTACGATATCTCCAGATCATCTTTGCATGCCTTCAACCGCTTGTAAGATAGCTGCAAATTTGGATTTAAATTTTGGCATCACAGCTTTTGACATAAGTGCGGCTTGCACTGGCTTTATCTATCTTTTGGAGCTTGCAAATTCCCTTATTACAAGTGGTGCTAAGAAAAATGTTTTGATCATAGGAGCTGAAAAACTAAGCTCGATGATCGACTACACAGATAGAAGCACTTGCATACTTTTTGGTGACGGAGCTGGTGCTGCTGTGATAAGTGCGAGCGAAGAAAACGAGATCATTGACATCCACACTGCAAGCGATGGCAGACAGGCTGAGCTTTTGATAACTCCAGGATGTGGCAGTGCATTTCCAGCTAGCGAAGAGACGCTAAAAAATAGGCTAAATTTCATTCACATGAGCGGAAATGAGGTCTTTAAGATAGCAGTTCAAACGCTTAGCAAAAGCGTGATAGAAATTTTACACGCAAACAAAATGCAAAGCGAAGATATCGACTTTTTCATACCTCATCAAGCAAATATCAGGATAATAGACGCCGTAAAAAACAGGCTAAATTTCACCGACGAGCAGTGCGTTTTGACGGTTGCAAAATACGGCAACACAAGCTCTGCTTCGATCCCGATGGCGATGAATGATGCTTACGAGGATGGACGCATTAAAAATGGTTCAGTTTTACTTCTTGACGCATTTGGTGGTGGCTTTACTTGGGGTTCAGCGATACTAAAATTTGGCGGAAAAAATTTTAGCGATCTCTAA
- a CDS encoding peroxiredoxin encodes MLVTKKAPDFTAAAVLGNNQIVNDFNLYKNIGEKGAVVFFYPMDFTFVCPSEIIAFDKRYDEFKSRGIEVIAVSCDNQFSHFAWKETPVNKGGIGKVRFPIVADMTKSIARGFDVLLEDAGVALRGSFLLDKDGTVRHAVINDLPLGRNIDEMIRMVDTMLFTNEHGEVCPAGWHKGDSGMKPSTEGVADYLSHNESKL; translated from the coding sequence ATGTTAGTAACAAAAAAAGCACCTGACTTTACAGCTGCAGCAGTTTTAGGAAACAATCAAATTGTAAATGATTTCAACCTCTACAAAAACATCGGCGAAAAGGGCGCTGTTGTATTTTTCTACCCAATGGACTTTACATTTGTTTGCCCAAGCGAGATCATCGCGTTTGATAAAAGATACGACGAGTTCAAGTCACGCGGTATCGAAGTTATCGCAGTTTCTTGCGACAACCAGTTCTCACACTTTGCATGGAAAGAGACTCCAGTAAATAAAGGCGGTATCGGCAAAGTTCGCTTCCCAATCGTAGCTGACATGACAAAATCAATCGCTCGTGGCTTTGACGTACTTCTAGAAGACGCTGGCGTGGCACTTCGCGGTTCATTCCTACTTGACAAAGATGGCACAGTTCGCCACGCAGTTATAAATGACCTACCACTTGGCAGAAACATCGACGAGATGATCAGAATGGTAGATACTATGCTATTTACAAATGAGCACGGCGAAGTTTGCCCAGCTGGCTGGCACAAAGGTGATTCTGGTATGAAACCAAGCACTGAAGGTGTTGCTGACTACCTTTCACACAACGAAAGCAAACTATAA
- a CDS encoding PilZ domain-containing protein produces MEFKGRQELVENCEDCILGLRAKFIDEGIKFCRQLTLVVPHEQMKICLESIFDALLIQKPNATQIRDDLNSLIPKLNAKDELINFLLLNLTLNFSHACDDAVYVGYFVNAVSRLKEILYNAENHQETTVKEMIDTGSFFYEDPINTFTRMKNAKVRPEFLNLYDGLNIKYEAEILEVKEDSVVFRVDMMQILAMKQDGKGFILPNSFFSKQLRADIIDYNIADKSVTLSNFSRTATMHANKRKFQRVLPNRFTKISLKGEQGELVGSLYDISEGGISILSSQATNFKDGEELEANFDILLSPDEVKNVSLKLKLVTELAYKGYIRYCMQLVDDDKTIKDFTQKRVKETLDELRSRINLYE; encoded by the coding sequence ATGGAGTTTAAGGGCAGGCAAGAACTTGTCGAAAATTGCGAGGATTGCATACTTGGTTTAAGAGCTAAATTTATAGATGAGGGCATCAAATTTTGCAGACAATTAACCCTTGTGGTGCCACACGAGCAGATGAAAATTTGCCTTGAGAGTATATTTGATGCGCTACTCATCCAAAAACCAAATGCCACACAAATTCGCGACGACTTAAACAGCCTAATACCAAAACTAAACGCGAAAGACGAGCTGATAAATTTCCTACTTTTAAATTTGACACTAAATTTTAGTCACGCCTGCGACGATGCAGTCTATGTGGGCTACTTTGTAAATGCCGTCTCAAGGTTGAAAGAAATTTTATATAACGCCGAAAATCATCAAGAGACCACAGTAAAAGAGATGATCGATACTGGCTCATTTTTCTACGAAGATCCGATCAACACATTTACACGCATGAAAAACGCCAAGGTCCGCCCTGAATTTTTAAATTTATACGACGGACTAAATATAAAATACGAAGCCGAAATTTTAGAAGTTAAAGAAGATAGCGTCGTTTTTCGCGTAGATATGATGCAAATTTTAGCCATGAAGCAAGATGGTAAGGGCTTCATCCTACCAAATAGCTTCTTCTCAAAGCAACTTCGCGCCGACATCATTGACTACAATATCGCCGATAAAAGCGTCACTCTTTCAAATTTCTCGCGCACAGCGACCATGCATGCAAACAAGAGAAAATTCCAGCGCGTCTTACCAAACCGCTTTACCAAAATTTCTCTAAAAGGAGAGCAAGGCGAGCTTGTTGGCAGCCTTTACGACATCTCAGAGGGCGGCATAAGTATATTGAGCTCACAAGCTACAAATTTTAAAGACGGCGAAGAGTTAGAGGCAAATTTTGACATCTTGCTCTCACCAGATGAAGTAAAAAATGTCTCCTTAAAGCTAAAACTTGTCACAGAGCTAGCATACAAGGGCTACATCAGATACTGCATGCAGCTAGTTGATGATGACAAAACGATAAAAGACTTCACGCAAAAGCGCGTCAAAGAGACGCTTGACGAGCTTCGCTCACGCATAAATTTATACGAATAA